One window of uncultured Trichococcus sp. genomic DNA carries:
- a CDS encoding AI-2E family transporter yields MERAPRRGTKSGNRLSWFEKWFLNNKFVTVLLITLLILLIVLVFSKISYLLGPVGSFFSVIGFPLLMAGIFYYMLNPLVSLMEKRGIKRFVGIWIAFVLVLLLMIWGIAILIPIIRDQTIGIVQEFPAYWRAIERMTIELVNYDWFTSLQQQISEINADIFNTVSEKLNEVLSNTVSGLGSVVGLLTNAFVGIITMPIILYYLLKEGDKLPLTFLQFFPTNLRESIGDLLRKINTQISQYVRGQIIVAFFVGLMFVIGYAIVGMKFGIVLGILAGFLNIIPYMGSFIAMIPAVIVAIVDSPLMLAKVLLVFSIEQFIEGRVISPQVLGSNLEVHPVTIIFVLLTAGKLFGLTGFILGIPGYAVLKVLFMHIFEWYKEISGLYLDEPEVEEEPDEDYPQE; encoded by the coding sequence ATGGAAAGAGCTCCGCGTAGAGGAACGAAATCCGGGAATCGTTTGTCGTGGTTCGAAAAATGGTTTCTGAACAACAAGTTCGTGACTGTTCTTTTGATCACCTTGCTGATTCTCCTGATCGTTTTGGTGTTTTCAAAAATATCCTATCTTTTGGGACCGGTGGGCAGCTTCTTCAGCGTCATTGGTTTTCCGCTGTTAATGGCGGGTATTTTCTATTACATGCTGAATCCGTTGGTTTCGCTGATGGAGAAGAGGGGGATCAAGCGGTTTGTCGGAATCTGGATTGCTTTCGTGCTGGTGCTGCTGCTGATGATTTGGGGAATTGCAATCCTGATTCCGATCATCCGCGACCAAACGATAGGCATTGTCCAAGAATTTCCGGCTTACTGGCGGGCAATCGAAAGAATGACGATTGAATTGGTCAATTATGATTGGTTCACTTCATTGCAGCAACAAATAAGTGAAATCAACGCGGACATCTTCAACACCGTTTCCGAGAAGCTGAACGAAGTCTTGTCGAATACAGTCAGCGGGTTGGGTAGCGTCGTAGGACTTTTGACGAATGCATTTGTGGGAATCATCACGATGCCTATCATTCTGTACTACCTGCTGAAAGAAGGGGACAAGCTGCCGCTGACTTTTCTGCAATTCTTCCCCACAAATCTGCGGGAGTCGATCGGTGATCTGTTAAGGAAAATCAACACGCAAATCAGCCAATACGTGCGCGGGCAGATAATAGTCGCTTTCTTTGTCGGGCTGATGTTCGTCATCGGCTACGCCATCGTCGGAATGAAGTTCGGCATCGTCCTAGGGATACTCGCAGGTTTCCTGAACATCATCCCGTACATGGGGTCCTTCATTGCGATGATACCAGCGGTGATTGTTGCGATTGTGGATTCACCGCTGATGTTGGCAAAAGTGCTGCTGGTTTTCTCGATCGAGCAGTTCATCGAAGGCCGCGTCATTTCGCCGCAAGTACTTGGCAGCAATCTTGAAGTCCATCCGGTAACGATCATCTTCGTATTGCTCACGGCAGGAAAACTGTTCGGCCTGACCGGTTTTATCTTGGGTATTCCCGGGTATGCTGTCCTTAAAGTCCTGTTCATGCATATCTTCGAATGGTACAAGGAAATATCCGGACTCTATTTGGATGAACCTGAAGTCGAGGAAGAGCCGGACGAGGATTATCCTCAAGAATAA
- a CDS encoding PTS glucitol/sorbitol transporter subunit IIA yields MQSKVIQIGEKAIDIKEPMIILFDDSATEPLQEVSVIQRFVEPQEWFELADGDRILFDDQEYRISYVGTHVLKNLQSLGHTTMIFKSWDEERLETSIYLTPYILPTITDGTTITYKKKD; encoded by the coding sequence ATGCAAAGCAAAGTAATTCAAATTGGGGAAAAAGCAATAGATATAAAGGAACCGATGATCATCCTGTTCGATGACAGCGCAACGGAACCATTGCAGGAGGTTTCCGTCATCCAACGTTTTGTGGAGCCGCAGGAATGGTTCGAACTGGCGGACGGTGACCGGATTTTATTTGACGATCAGGAGTACCGCATTTCCTATGTCGGTACGCATGTCCTGAAAAATCTGCAGTCGCTTGGCCACACGACCATGATCTTCAAAAGTTGGGATGAAGAGCGCTTGGAAACAAGCATCTATTTGACTCCTTACATTTTGCCGACAATAACGGACGGCACCACCATAACCTATAAGAAGAAAGATTGA
- a CDS encoding lactonase family protein — MEQVLYLGSYTKRESKGVHQIILDTDKKELRDYRLIAEVDSPTYLDLSADKEMMYTISKTDEGGGITSFKKNENGTYDKVAEISAEGSAPCYIYFDEDKKLLFTANYHGGYLTVYKENADGSFTMTDRAQHEGSSIHENQTIPHVHYSALSPDKKFLLACDLGTDEVYTYTVSDEGKLAEIARYKATPGTGPRHLVFHPNGKVAYLFGELSSDVEVLAYDAAAGTFSLLQVITTIPEEHTGFNGGAAIRISADGRFVYASNRGHDSLVVYAVSEDGETLSLVEYVPTEGNIPRDFNLDPSDKFVIVAHQDSDNLTLFERDAETGKLTLLQKDVYAAECVCVSY; from the coding sequence ATGGAACAAGTTTTATATCTTGGCTCTTACACGAAAAGAGAAAGTAAAGGGGTTCATCAAATCATTTTGGACACCGATAAAAAAGAATTGCGTGACTATCGCTTGATTGCGGAAGTCGACAGCCCTACTTACCTGGACTTATCTGCCGACAAAGAAATGATGTACACAATTTCCAAAACGGACGAAGGCGGCGGCATCACTTCTTTCAAGAAAAATGAAAACGGAACCTACGACAAGGTAGCCGAAATTTCTGCCGAAGGATCTGCGCCTTGCTATATCTACTTCGACGAAGACAAAAAATTGCTTTTCACTGCCAATTACCACGGCGGATACTTGACTGTCTACAAAGAAAACGCAGACGGCTCCTTCACGATGACTGACCGTGCGCAACATGAGGGTTCAAGCATCCATGAAAACCAAACCATTCCGCATGTGCACTACAGTGCGCTTTCCCCGGACAAAAAATTCTTGCTGGCTTGCGATCTGGGAACCGACGAAGTGTACACCTATACAGTTTCCGATGAAGGCAAGCTGGCGGAAATTGCCCGTTATAAAGCGACTCCTGGCACCGGCCCGCGTCACTTGGTTTTCCATCCAAACGGCAAAGTGGCTTACTTGTTCGGTGAATTGAGCAGCGATGTCGAAGTTCTTGCTTATGATGCAGCAGCAGGCACTTTCTCATTACTGCAAGTCATCACGACTATCCCTGAAGAACATACCGGTTTCAACGGCGGCGCGGCTATCCGCATTTCCGCTGACGGCAGATTCGTCTACGCTTCTAACCGCGGCCATGATTCACTAGTGGTCTATGCGGTATCCGAAGACGGCGAAACATTGTCATTGGTGGAATATGTCCCTACCGAAGGAAACATCCCACGTGACTTCAACTTGGATCCGAGCGATAAATTCGTGATTGTGGCTCATCAGGATTCCGACAATCTGACTTTATTCGAACGCGATGCAGAAACCGGCAAATTGACGTTGCTGCAAAAAGACGTCTACGCGGCGGAGTGCGTCTGCGTATCCTACTAA
- a CDS encoding VOC family protein — translation MITGFHHLTAITKDAERNKAFYTEILGFRLVKQTVNQDNLTDPHLFYGDYKGTPGTILTFFELPRVGQRHEEGSFIHEVLLKIPQGSLPFWEKRLTANAVRFIENDAAGCTFLDPDDMEISFVEVPETIAADQATRHSDVPAAYQIIGIQGIHFTVSDLQKTGAFFRDVLGMPLTNHIAHPIPAPEEENRLTQSSSRKPSRLGRGAIDHIAYSVPERKSLDLILDKAKDNNITGEKLINRGYFQSLYLREPSGLRVEIATEQPGFTLDEPLEKLGETFALPDFLEPKRKAIESTILNRKK, via the coding sequence ATGATTACAGGGTTTCATCATCTCACCGCCATCACAAAAGATGCGGAGAGGAACAAGGCCTTTTACACCGAAATTTTAGGATTTCGTCTCGTCAAACAGACGGTCAATCAGGATAATTTGACAGATCCCCACCTTTTTTACGGGGACTACAAAGGAACTCCGGGCACGATTCTGACTTTTTTCGAGTTGCCAAGGGTGGGCCAGCGCCATGAAGAAGGCAGCTTTATCCACGAAGTGCTGCTGAAGATCCCTCAAGGCAGTCTGCCCTTCTGGGAAAAACGGCTCACCGCCAATGCTGTTCGTTTCATTGAAAATGATGCAGCAGGCTGTACTTTTCTGGATCCGGACGATATGGAAATCAGCTTCGTCGAAGTGCCGGAAACGATTGCGGCCGATCAGGCGACACGCCATAGCGATGTGCCCGCCGCATACCAAATCATCGGTATCCAAGGCATCCATTTCACCGTATCCGACTTGCAAAAAACGGGGGCTTTTTTCCGTGACGTGCTTGGCATGCCGCTGACAAACCATATTGCCCATCCGATCCCCGCTCCTGAAGAGGAAAATCGGCTGACCCAATCCTCCAGCCGGAAGCCTTCCCGTCTCGGCAGAGGCGCCATCGATCATATCGCGTACAGTGTGCCGGAACGCAAATCTCTGGATCTGATACTCGATAAGGCAAAAGACAATAACATTACCGGGGAAAAACTCATCAACCGCGGTTACTTCCAAAGCCTTTATCTGCGCGAGCCGAGCGGACTGCGCGTCGAAATAGCGACCGAGCAACCAGGATTCACACTTGATGAACCACTGGAGAAACTCGGGGAAACATTCGCCCTCCCTGATTTTCTGGAACCGAAACGAAAAGCGATCGAATCCACTATCCTGAACAGAAAGAAGTGA
- a CDS encoding flavin reductase family protein: protein MQHFNTEELNTKQMYKFLTGSIIPRPIAWITTQNPETQVVNAAPFSFFSVASNVLPLISVAILRNDGKIKDSAKNLLASRQGVVHIVSEELVEEMNRTAAQLPDTESEIDLTELTLTSSHTVTVPAIKEAKIRMEVTVHQYVPLTDADGTVLTDMFILRVVDFLFDESVFDQEKQYVLADKLEPVARLAGNDYTKLGEIFSLERP from the coding sequence ATGCAGCATTTCAATACCGAAGAACTCAACACAAAACAAATGTACAAATTTTTGACTGGGAGCATCATTCCCCGCCCGATCGCCTGGATCACCACCCAGAATCCGGAAACGCAAGTCGTCAATGCCGCGCCCTTCAGTTTTTTCAGTGTCGCCTCGAATGTGTTGCCGCTGATCAGCGTGGCCATTCTGAGGAACGACGGAAAAATCAAGGATTCCGCCAAAAACCTGCTTGCTTCCCGACAAGGAGTCGTCCATATCGTCAGCGAGGAATTGGTCGAGGAGATGAACAGGACGGCCGCGCAGTTGCCGGACACGGAGAGCGAAATCGACCTGACGGAATTGACGTTGACCTCCAGCCATACGGTCACAGTCCCCGCCATCAAAGAGGCAAAAATACGCATGGAAGTTACAGTCCACCAATATGTGCCTTTGACGGATGCTGATGGCACCGTGCTGACGGACATGTTCATCTTGCGCGTTGTGGATTTCCTTTTCGATGAGTCTGTCTTCGACCAGGAGAAGCAATATGTTTTGGCCGACAAATTAGAGCCTGTAGCAAGGCTGGCCGGCAACGACTATACTAAGCTCGGGGAAATCTTTTCGCTGGAGCGTCCTTAA
- a CDS encoding PTS glucose transporter subunit IIA: MFGFFKKDDKKGKLPVEKEVLYSPANGVVVPISDVADPVFSQKMMGDGFAVIPADGNIYSPAKGKVLSVFPTKHAVGILLDSGLELLLHMGLDTVELNGKPFEVFVKEGQALTADTLIAKVDLAQLQEAGKDSAMVVVITNMEKVKNFSLDVTGEAAVKSEIGSVLPKE, encoded by the coding sequence ATGTTTGGCTTTTTTAAGAAGGATGATAAAAAGGGGAAACTGCCGGTTGAGAAAGAAGTCCTATATTCACCAGCCAACGGTGTAGTGGTACCTATTTCGGATGTTGCAGATCCAGTATTTTCCCAAAAAATGATGGGTGACGGATTTGCGGTCATTCCTGCAGACGGAAACATCTATTCACCGGCAAAAGGGAAAGTATTGAGCGTATTTCCGACAAAGCATGCAGTAGGCATCTTGTTGGACAGCGGCTTGGAACTTTTGTTGCACATGGGATTGGATACGGTTGAATTGAACGGGAAACCATTCGAAGTCTTCGTGAAGGAAGGCCAAGCTTTGACTGCGGATACGCTGATCGCCAAAGTGGATTTGGCGCAACTGCAGGAAGCCGGCAAAGATTCCGCGATGGTCGTAGTGATCACAAACATGGAAAAAGTCAAAAACTTCAGCCTGGATGTGACCGGGGAAGCTGCTGTGAAATCAGAAATCGGAAGCGTCCTGCCGAAAGAATAA
- a CDS encoding undecaprenyl-diphosphate phosphatase codes for MEFMEILKAIILGIVEGITEWLPISSTGHMILVEEFIQLDLSQAFKEMFFYVIQLGAILAVVVIYFHKLNPFSPSKTKEEKTQTWDIWKKVVIGCIPAGVIGLPLNDWADENLLNATVVALALIIYGILFIVIENRHKDREPSITDFSELTYMKAFQIGLFQALSIIPGTSRSGSSILGSIVLGTSRFIATEFSFFMSIPIMFGISFLKIIKFGFDFTGLEFAVLLSGMITAFLVSIVAIKFLIGYLKRNDFKAFGWYRIALGAIVLIYFMFV; via the coding sequence ATGGAATTTATGGAAATACTGAAAGCAATCATCCTCGGCATCGTTGAGGGTATCACCGAATGGCTGCCCATCAGCAGCACAGGACACATGATTTTGGTTGAAGAGTTCATCCAATTGGATCTTTCGCAGGCATTCAAAGAGATGTTCTTCTACGTGATTCAGCTCGGTGCCATCCTCGCGGTAGTCGTCATTTATTTTCACAAACTGAATCCCTTCTCCCCTAGCAAAACGAAGGAAGAGAAAACGCAGACTTGGGACATCTGGAAAAAAGTAGTCATCGGGTGCATTCCGGCAGGCGTAATCGGTTTGCCCTTGAACGACTGGGCCGACGAAAACCTCTTGAATGCAACAGTTGTGGCTTTGGCGCTGATCATCTACGGGATCCTCTTCATCGTCATCGAAAACAGGCATAAGGACCGCGAACCAAGCATCACCGATTTCAGCGAGTTGACCTACATGAAAGCATTCCAGATCGGTTTGTTCCAGGCGCTCTCGATCATTCCGGGCACTTCGCGCTCCGGTTCTTCCATCCTCGGGAGCATCGTGTTGGGCACTTCCCGCTTCATCGCGACGGAATTCTCCTTCTTCATGAGCATTCCGATCATGTTCGGGATCAGCTTTTTGAAGATCATCAAATTCGGGTTCGACTTTACCGGGCTTGAATTCGCTGTGCTCTTGTCTGGCATGATCACTGCTTTCCTCGTTTCGATCGTTGCCATCAAGTTCCTGATCGGTTATTTGAAACGCAACGACTTCAAAGCGTTCGGTTGGTACCGGATCGCACTTGGAGCAATCGTCCTGATCTATTTCATGTTTGTCTGA
- a CDS encoding heavy metal translocating P-type ATPase: MKDLFKNKAMIATMISGILIILGIVLQWQNLDTAAAIIFVLSFIIGGYKQAKEGFIDTVENKHLNVDILMVLAAVGASLIGYWMEGALLIFIFSLSGSLEEYATDKSTQAITALMNIVPEIAKRINADGSIEDVAVKELKVGDTLLVPKGASIPIDGTIASGQGLIDEAAISGESVPVEKTVGDDIFGSTINLSEALTMTVTKESKDTLFAKIIRMVEEAQKTPSKTASFINRIENTYVKVVLVFVPVMIAVFYFLLDWGWNESFYRGMVLLTVASPCALVASATPAVLSAISNAAKHGILFKGGIPIENFSAMDCIAFDKTGTLTEGKPVVTEASYLAGTDEKHIMSVVYALEHSSTHPIASALVQHLDTKEYTKSQMDTIQDLTGFGLAGEAFGSQWKIGKKTFVVNDDQNEPPFVQEAFALQNEGKTVIYVSQDNKVVAYYALLDTPKSEAKDMIAFFKVNGVHTIMITGDNEATGQTIGKQLGVDEIRANCLPEDKTTILKDLQSKYKLVGMVGDGVNDAPALANADIGIAMGEGTDIAMETADVVLMKSELDKLEYCYGLSKKLKKITMQNIIFSITVIIILILSNLFQLINLPLGVVGHEGSTILVIMNSLRLLAKIPTHHFQGTAKSAGKTSSTGLAHEK, encoded by the coding sequence ATGAAAGACTTATTCAAGAATAAAGCGATGATCGCAACCATGATCAGCGGCATTCTCATCATTCTTGGCATTGTGTTGCAATGGCAAAACCTTGATACTGCTGCAGCCATCATTTTCGTACTATCGTTCATCATAGGCGGCTATAAACAAGCAAAAGAAGGATTCATCGATACAGTTGAAAACAAACATCTGAACGTCGACATATTGATGGTGCTTGCTGCAGTAGGTGCCTCGCTGATCGGCTACTGGATGGAAGGCGCATTGCTCATCTTCATCTTCTCGCTATCCGGTTCGCTTGAGGAATACGCGACCGATAAGAGTACTCAAGCAATCACAGCATTGATGAACATTGTCCCCGAAATCGCAAAACGCATCAACGCGGACGGCTCCATCGAGGACGTTGCAGTCAAAGAACTTAAAGTCGGTGATACTTTACTGGTCCCTAAAGGCGCCAGCATCCCCATCGACGGTACGATCGCATCGGGCCAAGGCCTGATCGATGAAGCAGCTATATCCGGGGAATCCGTCCCTGTTGAAAAGACTGTGGGCGATGATATCTTCGGGAGCACGATCAATCTGAGCGAAGCGCTGACGATGACTGTCACGAAAGAATCCAAGGATACTCTGTTCGCCAAGATCATCCGCATGGTCGAAGAGGCGCAAAAGACCCCTTCGAAGACGGCAAGCTTCATTAACCGCATCGAAAACACCTACGTCAAAGTCGTCCTTGTTTTTGTTCCGGTCATGATCGCCGTTTTTTATTTCCTGCTGGATTGGGGCTGGAACGAATCATTCTATCGCGGCATGGTCCTTTTGACGGTCGCCTCCCCTTGCGCATTGGTGGCATCGGCCACTCCGGCTGTCCTGTCTGCCATTTCCAATGCAGCCAAGCACGGCATCCTGTTCAAAGGTGGCATCCCGATCGAGAACTTCTCCGCGATGGATTGCATCGCATTCGACAAAACAGGCACACTGACGGAAGGCAAACCTGTTGTGACAGAAGCCAGTTATCTTGCAGGCACCGATGAAAAACACATCATGTCCGTCGTGTATGCGTTGGAGCACTCCTCGACCCACCCGATTGCCTCCGCGTTGGTTCAACATCTCGACACGAAGGAATATACGAAATCCCAAATGGATACGATTCAGGACCTTACCGGTTTCGGCTTGGCCGGCGAAGCATTCGGAAGCCAATGGAAAATCGGAAAAAAAACCTTTGTCGTTAATGATGACCAGAACGAACCTCCCTTCGTACAGGAAGCTTTCGCGCTCCAGAACGAAGGAAAGACCGTCATCTACGTTTCGCAGGATAACAAGGTCGTGGCCTATTATGCTTTATTGGACACGCCCAAGTCAGAGGCAAAAGACATGATCGCCTTTTTCAAAGTCAATGGTGTCCATACGATCATGATCACCGGCGATAACGAAGCCACCGGACAGACGATCGGCAAGCAATTGGGTGTGGATGAAATCCGGGCAAATTGTCTTCCCGAAGATAAGACCACCATCCTGAAAGATCTTCAATCGAAGTATAAACTGGTCGGCATGGTTGGAGACGGCGTGAACGACGCACCTGCACTGGCAAACGCCGACATCGGCATCGCTATGGGCGAAGGAACGGACATCGCTATGGAAACAGCGGACGTGGTGCTGATGAAGAGTGAACTGGACAAATTGGAATATTGCTATGGTTTATCGAAGAAGCTGAAAAAAATCACCATGCAGAACATCATCTTCTCGATCACCGTCATCATCATCCTGATTCTGTCGAATCTGTTCCAACTCATCAACCTTCCACTCGGGGTGGTCGGACACGAAGGCAGCACGATACTGGTGATCATGAACAGTCTGAGACTCCTGGCGAAGATTCCTACCCACCACTTTCAGGGCACTGCCAAATCTGCCGGGAAGACTTCAAGCACCGGCCTCGCGCATGAAAAATAA
- a CDS encoding aspartate kinase, whose product MKVIKFGGSSLANGTQLKKVLQIVKDDADRRIVVVSAPGKRNDSDEKVTDLLIKLADEVRNKEDHQETLQTILKRYQDIVDELEIDPSVMAIISKNYEKLIQTKFYNELYALDAYKASGEDNSAILVAAFFNKEGIPAKYVNPKDAGLLVTDNPGNARVLPESFKNLYALRDSKEIIVFPGFFGYTKDGQLLTFSRGGSDISGAIVANGVKASLYENFTDVDAIYVANPKMVKHPKKIKQLTYREMRELSYSGFSVFHDEALQPAFSAGIPVVVKNTNNPSAPGTSITRTKPENKQIVSGIASSTGFMSIYIGKYLMNREVGFGRRVLQIFEDFNLNFEHMPSGIDDLSIILRANQITMQQEQELLYRLKNELEADDVQVKGGICLLMIVGEGMVNSVGTVAKACTALAEADINLEMINQGSSEVSIMFGIDEKDEARAVKVLYDAFFPAKKD is encoded by the coding sequence TTGAAGGTTATTAAATTTGGCGGGAGTTCCCTTGCGAATGGGACTCAATTGAAAAAAGTCTTACAGATTGTGAAAGATGACGCAGACAGAAGAATCGTGGTCGTTTCAGCACCAGGGAAGCGCAATGACTCGGACGAAAAAGTTACGGATCTGTTGATCAAACTGGCTGACGAGGTGAGGAACAAAGAGGATCACCAAGAAACCCTGCAGACAATCCTGAAAAGATATCAAGATATCGTTGATGAATTGGAGATCGATCCGAGCGTCATGGCCATCATTTCCAAAAACTATGAGAAATTGATCCAGACGAAATTCTACAACGAATTGTATGCGCTGGATGCGTACAAAGCAAGCGGTGAAGACAACAGCGCCATTCTTGTAGCTGCATTTTTCAATAAAGAGGGCATCCCAGCCAAATACGTCAACCCGAAGGATGCCGGGCTTTTGGTAACCGACAATCCAGGGAATGCGCGTGTGTTGCCGGAATCCTTCAAGAATCTGTATGCATTGCGGGATTCGAAAGAAATCATCGTGTTCCCGGGCTTCTTCGGTTACACAAAAGATGGACAATTGCTTACTTTCTCAAGAGGGGGATCGGACATCTCCGGCGCGATCGTTGCCAACGGTGTCAAAGCCAGCCTCTATGAAAACTTCACGGACGTGGACGCCATTTACGTGGCAAACCCTAAAATGGTCAAACATCCGAAAAAAATCAAGCAATTGACCTATCGTGAAATGCGAGAATTGTCCTACAGCGGATTTTCTGTCTTCCATGATGAAGCTTTGCAGCCGGCTTTCAGCGCCGGAATCCCGGTAGTAGTCAAAAACACCAACAATCCGTCTGCTCCAGGCACCAGCATCACGAGAACGAAGCCTGAAAACAAGCAGATCGTTTCCGGCATCGCAAGTTCGACCGGTTTCATGAGCATCTATATCGGCAAGTACCTGATGAACCGAGAAGTCGGTTTCGGCCGCAGAGTGCTGCAGATTTTCGAAGATTTCAATCTGAACTTCGAACACATGCCATCCGGTATCGACGATCTGTCGATCATCCTGCGTGCCAACCAGATAACGATGCAGCAGGAACAAGAGTTGCTGTACCGCTTGAAGAACGAATTGGAGGCGGACGATGTCCAGGTCAAGGGCGGCATCTGCTTATTGATGATCGTCGGCGAAGGCATGGTCAATTCCGTCGGGACAGTTGCGAAAGCCTGTACCGCATTAGCTGAAGCGGACATCAACCTGGAAATGATCAACCAAGGTTCGTCGGAAGTCAGCATCATGTTCGGGATCGACGAAAAGGACGAAGCCAGAGCAGTCAAAGTGCTGTACGATGCATTTTTCCCAGCAAAAAAAGACTAG
- a CDS encoding DUF4828 domain-containing protein, which yields MKKNDPWRIVVGLSVIASISSALFKSNRNAGKSLSTSYTPYIGTWKNDAQSLKVEITDNLEILLNNKKLKATLEEAKTNELVFRDHFGYYLILKKDTSPTLTIYDEAEEQEFYFKRENDK from the coding sequence GTGAAAAAAAATGACCCTTGGAGGATCGTAGTCGGATTATCCGTAATCGCAAGCATCAGCTCTGCTTTGTTCAAGTCAAACCGCAATGCCGGTAAGAGTCTATCAACATCTTATACCCCTTACATCGGCACATGGAAAAACGACGCACAGTCCCTGAAGGTTGAAATTACTGATAATCTGGAGATTCTCCTCAACAACAAAAAATTAAAGGCTACCCTTGAAGAAGCCAAAACCAACGAATTGGTCTTCCGTGACCATTTCGGCTATTATCTGATTCTGAAAAAAGACACCTCCCCTACTCTGACCATCTATGATGAGGCAGAAGAGCAAGAATTCTACTTCAAACGTGAAAACGATAAATAA